The Ovis aries strain OAR_USU_Benz2616 breed Rambouillet chromosome 11, ARS-UI_Ramb_v3.0, whole genome shotgun sequence genome window below encodes:
- the TMC6 gene encoding transmembrane channel-like protein 6 isoform X3 produces the protein MSQSPAFVLNVLETPEDPEGSQEPSPYDESEVHDSFHQLIQEQSRWVAEEGLELQQRQPGTGALGASGSDHETLLGPEGAPVYSMATLRILASMPSRTIGRSRGAIISQYYSRTVKLRRRAGRPQLRDMGRSARPSLRLYDLELDSAVLEEEEKRGLLVKELQGLTAAQRDHMLRGMPLSLAEKRSLREESRPPRGKRRAQRRRGLLSCCDQLHDSCVLASHNLGLALLSGLQALMPWRYALKRIGGRFGSSVLSYFLFLKTLLAFNALLLLPLLAFIVGVQAAFPPAPAGPVPTFTGLELLTGGGHFTHSVMYYGYYSNATLNQPCASPLNGSQCAPEAGSLPYNMPLAYLFTLGAAFFITCITLVYSMSRSFGESYRVGSTSGVHAITVFCSWDYKVTQRWAIRLQHDNIRTQLKELLAEWQLRQRPRSACGRLQQVAVLGLVWLLCLGTTLGCTLAVYTFSELMIESPVSAEREAVLLLLPLVVCLLNLGAPYLFRILAALERHDSPVLEVYVAICRNLILKMVTLGILCYHWLGRRVGTLKDQCWENFVGQELYRLMVMDFIFMLLDTLLGELVWRLFSEKQLKRKGKPEFDIAGNVLELIYGQTLTWLGVLFSPLLPAMQIIKLLLLFYIKKASLMANCQAPRRPWKASHMSTVFVSLLCFPSFLGAAVFLCYAVWQVKPSSTCGPFRTLDTMYEAGKVWVRRLEKAGPRVSWLPWVHRYLVEDTFPIYLVSALLLAVIYLNIQVVKGQRKVICLLKEQISNEGEDKIFLINKLQRVYERKERSSQEEGMAAHSCLWLENPMDRGAWRGCSPWDHD, from the exons ATGTCCCAGTCACCGGCCTTTGTCCTGAATGTCCTCGAGACCCCAGAGGACCCAGAGGG CAGCCAAGAGCCCAGCCCCTATGATGAGAGCGAAGTGCACGACTCCTTCCACCAGCTCATCCAGGAGCAGAGCCGCTGGGTGGCCGAGGAGGGGCTGGAGCTGCAGCAGAGGCAGCCGGGGACTGGTGCCCTGGGGGCCTCAG GCAGCGACCACGAGACCCTGCTGGGGCCCGAGGGCGCCCCCGTCTACAGCATGGCCACGCTCCGCATCTTGGCCAGCATGCCCAGTCGCACCATTG GCCGGAGCCGTGGGGCCATCATCTCCCAATACTACAGCCGCACGGTGAAGCTGCGTCGCAGGGCCGGCCGGCCGCAGCTCAGGGACATGGGCCGCTCAGCCCGGCCCAGCCTCCGCCTGTACGACCTGGAGCTGGATTCTGcggtcctggaggaggagg AGAAGCGGGGCCTCCTGGTGAAGGAACTCCAGGGCCTGACGGCGGCCCAGCGGGACCACATGCTCCGGGGGATGCCCCTGAGCCTGGCTGAGAAACGCTCCCTGCG GGAGGAGAGCCGGCCCCCGAGGGGCAAGCGCAGGGCCCAGCGGCGCCGCGGGCTCCTCTCCTGTTGCGACCAGCTCCATGACAGCTGTGTCCTG GCCTCGCACAACCTGGGGCTGGCGCTGCTCTCGGGGCTGCAGGCCCTGATGCCCTGGCGCTACGCCCTGAAGCGGATCGGGGGCCGGTTCGGCTCCAGCGTCCTGTCGTACTTCCTCTTCCTCAAGACCCTGCTGGCCTTTAacgccctgctgctgctgccgctgctggcCTTCATCGTGGGCGTGCAGGCTGCCTTCCCGCCTGCGCCTGCGGGCCCGGTGCCCACCTTCACGGGCCTGGAGCTCCTCACCGGCGGG GGCCACTTCACCCACAGTGTCATGTACTACGGCTACTATAGTAACGCCACGTTGAACCAGCCGTGTGCCTCCCCACTGAATGGCAGCCAGTGCGCTCCCGAGGCGGGCAGCCTGCCCTACAACATGCCCCTGGCCTACCTCTTCACCCTGGGGGCAGCTTTCTTTATCACCTGCATCACTCTGGTGTACAG CATGTCCCGCTCTTTCGGGGAGAGCTACCGGGTGGGCAGCACCTCGGGGGTCCACGCCATCACTGTTTTCTGTTCCTGGGACTACAAAGTGACCCAGAGATGGGCCATCCGCCTTCAGCACGACAACATCCGAACCCAGCTGAAG GAGCTGCTGGCTGAATGGCAGTTGCGCCAGCGCCCCCGGAGCGCGTGCGGGCGGCTGCAGCAggtggctgtgctggggctcGTGTGGCTGCTGTGTCTGGGCACCACGCTGGGCTGCACCCTGGCCGTCTACACCTTCTCGGAGCTCATGATCGAG AGCCCAGTGTCCGCCGAGCGGGAGGCTGTCCTGCTGCTTCTGCCCCTGGTGGTTTGCCTCCTCAACCTGGGGGCCCCCTACCTGTTCCGCATCCTGGCCGCCCTGGAGCGGCACGACTCCCCGGTGCTGGAGGTGTACGTGGCCATCTGCAG GAACCTCATCCTCAAGATGGTCACCCTGGGGATTCTTTGCTACCACTGGCTGGGCCGCAGGGTGGGCACCCTGAAGGACCAG TGCTGGGAGAACTTCGTGGGCCAGGAGCTGTACCGGCTTATGGTGATGGACTTCATCTTCATGCTGCTGGACACACTTCTGGGGGAGCTGGTGTGGAG GCTTTTCTCTGAGAAGCAGCTTAAGAGGAAGGGGAAGCCTGAGTTCGACATTGCAGGAAATGTTCTGGAGCTGATTTACGGGCAGACCCTGACTTG gcTGGGGGTCCTCTTCTCCCCGCTCCTGCCCGCCATGCAGATCATCAAACTGCTGCTCCTCTTCTACATCAAGAAG GCCAGCCTGATGGCCAACTGCCAGGCGCCCCGCAGGCCCTGGAAGGCGTCCCACATGAGCACCGTCTTCGTCTCCCTGCTCTGCTTCCCCTCCTTCCTGGGCGCGGCCGTTTTCCTCTGCTACGCTGTCTGGCA GGTGAAGCCCTCGAGCACCTGCGGCCCCTTCCGGACCCTGGACACCATGTATGAGGCGGGGAAGGTGTGGGTGCGCCGCCTGGAGAAGGCGGGCCCCCGCGTctcctggctgccctgggtccaCCGCTACCTGGTGGAAGACACCTTCCCCATCTACCTGGTGTCAGCCCTGCTGCT GGCTGTGATCTACCTCAACATCCAGGTGGTGAAGGGCCAGCGGAAGGTTATCTGCCTCCTCAAGGAGCAAATCAGCAAC GAGGGGGAGGACAAAATCTTCTTGATCAACAAGCTTCAGCGTGTCTacgagaggaaggagaggagcag ccaggaggagggcatggcagcccactcgtgtctttggctggagaatcccatggacagaggagcctggcggggctgcagtccctgggatcacgaCTAA
- the TMC6 gene encoding transmembrane channel-like protein 6 isoform X5, translated as MSQSPAFVLNVLETPEDPEGQEPSPYDESEVHDSFHQLIQEQSRWVAEEGLELQQRQPGTGALGASGSDHETLLGPEGAPVYSMATLRILASMPSRTIGRSRGAIISQYYSRTVKLRRRAGRPQLRDMGRSARPSLRLYDLELDSAVLEEEEKRGLLVKELQGLTAAQRDHMLRGMPLSLAEKRSLREESRPPRGKRRAQRRRGLLSCCDQLHDSCVLASHNLGLALLSGLQALMPWRYALKRIGGRFGSSVLSYFLFLKTLLAFNALLLLPLLAFIVGVQAAFPPAPAGPVPTFTGLELLTGGGHFTHSVMYYGYYSNATLNQPCASPLNGSQCAPEAGSLPYNMPLAYLFTLGAAFFITCITLVYSMSRSFGESYRVGSTSGVHAITVFCSWDYKVTQRWAIRLQHDNIRTQLKELLAEWQLRQRPRSACGRLQQVAVLGLVWLLCLGTTLGCTLAVYTFSELMIESPVSAEREAVLLLLPLVVCLLNLGAPYLFRILAALERHDSPVLEVYVAICRNLILKMVTLGILCYHWLGRRVGTLKDQCWENFVGQELYRLMVMDFIFMLLDTLLGELVWRLFSEKQLKRKGKPEFDIAGNVLELIYGQTLTWLGVLFSPLLPAMQIIKLLLLFYIKKASLMANCQAPRRPWKASHMSTVFVSLLCFPSFLGAAVFLCYAVWQVKPSSTCGPFRTLDTMYEAGKVWVRRLEKAGPRVSWLPWVHRYLVEDTFPIYLVSALLLAVIYLNIQVVKGQRKVICLLKEQISNEGEDKIFLINKLQRVYERKERSRAGRTEEAMTPPALFTDDWGAQ; from the exons ATGTCCCAGTCACCGGCCTTTGTCCTGAATGTCCTCGAGACCCCAGAGGACCCAGAGGG CCAAGAGCCCAGCCCCTATGATGAGAGCGAAGTGCACGACTCCTTCCACCAGCTCATCCAGGAGCAGAGCCGCTGGGTGGCCGAGGAGGGGCTGGAGCTGCAGCAGAGGCAGCCGGGGACTGGTGCCCTGGGGGCCTCAG GCAGCGACCACGAGACCCTGCTGGGGCCCGAGGGCGCCCCCGTCTACAGCATGGCCACGCTCCGCATCTTGGCCAGCATGCCCAGTCGCACCATTG GCCGGAGCCGTGGGGCCATCATCTCCCAATACTACAGCCGCACGGTGAAGCTGCGTCGCAGGGCCGGCCGGCCGCAGCTCAGGGACATGGGCCGCTCAGCCCGGCCCAGCCTCCGCCTGTACGACCTGGAGCTGGATTCTGcggtcctggaggaggagg AGAAGCGGGGCCTCCTGGTGAAGGAACTCCAGGGCCTGACGGCGGCCCAGCGGGACCACATGCTCCGGGGGATGCCCCTGAGCCTGGCTGAGAAACGCTCCCTGCG GGAGGAGAGCCGGCCCCCGAGGGGCAAGCGCAGGGCCCAGCGGCGCCGCGGGCTCCTCTCCTGTTGCGACCAGCTCCATGACAGCTGTGTCCTG GCCTCGCACAACCTGGGGCTGGCGCTGCTCTCGGGGCTGCAGGCCCTGATGCCCTGGCGCTACGCCCTGAAGCGGATCGGGGGCCGGTTCGGCTCCAGCGTCCTGTCGTACTTCCTCTTCCTCAAGACCCTGCTGGCCTTTAacgccctgctgctgctgccgctgctggcCTTCATCGTGGGCGTGCAGGCTGCCTTCCCGCCTGCGCCTGCGGGCCCGGTGCCCACCTTCACGGGCCTGGAGCTCCTCACCGGCGGG GGCCACTTCACCCACAGTGTCATGTACTACGGCTACTATAGTAACGCCACGTTGAACCAGCCGTGTGCCTCCCCACTGAATGGCAGCCAGTGCGCTCCCGAGGCGGGCAGCCTGCCCTACAACATGCCCCTGGCCTACCTCTTCACCCTGGGGGCAGCTTTCTTTATCACCTGCATCACTCTGGTGTACAG CATGTCCCGCTCTTTCGGGGAGAGCTACCGGGTGGGCAGCACCTCGGGGGTCCACGCCATCACTGTTTTCTGTTCCTGGGACTACAAAGTGACCCAGAGATGGGCCATCCGCCTTCAGCACGACAACATCCGAACCCAGCTGAAG GAGCTGCTGGCTGAATGGCAGTTGCGCCAGCGCCCCCGGAGCGCGTGCGGGCGGCTGCAGCAggtggctgtgctggggctcGTGTGGCTGCTGTGTCTGGGCACCACGCTGGGCTGCACCCTGGCCGTCTACACCTTCTCGGAGCTCATGATCGAG AGCCCAGTGTCCGCCGAGCGGGAGGCTGTCCTGCTGCTTCTGCCCCTGGTGGTTTGCCTCCTCAACCTGGGGGCCCCCTACCTGTTCCGCATCCTGGCCGCCCTGGAGCGGCACGACTCCCCGGTGCTGGAGGTGTACGTGGCCATCTGCAG GAACCTCATCCTCAAGATGGTCACCCTGGGGATTCTTTGCTACCACTGGCTGGGCCGCAGGGTGGGCACCCTGAAGGACCAG TGCTGGGAGAACTTCGTGGGCCAGGAGCTGTACCGGCTTATGGTGATGGACTTCATCTTCATGCTGCTGGACACACTTCTGGGGGAGCTGGTGTGGAG GCTTTTCTCTGAGAAGCAGCTTAAGAGGAAGGGGAAGCCTGAGTTCGACATTGCAGGAAATGTTCTGGAGCTGATTTACGGGCAGACCCTGACTTG gcTGGGGGTCCTCTTCTCCCCGCTCCTGCCCGCCATGCAGATCATCAAACTGCTGCTCCTCTTCTACATCAAGAAG GCCAGCCTGATGGCCAACTGCCAGGCGCCCCGCAGGCCCTGGAAGGCGTCCCACATGAGCACCGTCTTCGTCTCCCTGCTCTGCTTCCCCTCCTTCCTGGGCGCGGCCGTTTTCCTCTGCTACGCTGTCTGGCA GGTGAAGCCCTCGAGCACCTGCGGCCCCTTCCGGACCCTGGACACCATGTATGAGGCGGGGAAGGTGTGGGTGCGCCGCCTGGAGAAGGCGGGCCCCCGCGTctcctggctgccctgggtccaCCGCTACCTGGTGGAAGACACCTTCCCCATCTACCTGGTGTCAGCCCTGCTGCT GGCTGTGATCTACCTCAACATCCAGGTGGTGAAGGGCCAGCGGAAGGTTATCTGCCTCCTCAAGGAGCAAATCAGCAAC GAGGGGGAGGACAAAATCTTCTTGATCAACAAGCTTCAGCGTGTCTacgagaggaaggagaggagcag GGCCGGTAGAACTGAGGAGGCCATGACACCCCCAGCCCTGTTCACAGACGACTGGGGCGCCCAGTAA